Proteins from one Pygocentrus nattereri isolate fPygNat1 chromosome 16, fPygNat1.pri, whole genome shotgun sequence genomic window:
- the cast gene encoding calpastatin isoform X6, with amino-acid sequence MAYAAYYMKTSQAKQPTPTPAAPVSTVKPAEYEMGSASASAAGSAAKPGTTAPSAASTAASTAPTSTAATVSAGVSTGAKVSGGVSTGASVSGATPTGAASNLSTQVGASKVSPQTTPISSAKVPPVSAGSGAASGTGGAGATGVGAGAGKPTIDPVKPKDISKDKVQNTIISSSKLEPSKVTSTGVGSTVKKDDAKSKESKVRVEVPPPATKNSAPATAVDPFDALAGSLPSSEPLAPKGPRYTGPEIKEPSLTSEEAKRCGEKEHTLPPGYRKEDMEKKMPAGKPDKPKEVSKPLTEDDALDSLSAGFVSSAVPSAPKTQATPPISSAKAPTVSAGSGAMSGKGATGGGAGAGKPTTDPVKPKDTLKDKPQSTVISSPILQPPKVTSTGVAKPSATANVSGSTAQKDDIKSKEAKVHAEAAPPAAKAGVPAPAVDPVAPKALQYSGPEVEEPGLTSEVAFRCGENKHTLPPGYRWEDMEKKVPAGVSDKPKEVSKPLTVDEAVDSLSAGFVSSAVPSAPKPETKAESVTAAQSKTAPPPPAQKRQDVTVPTNVSPAPPADKKARVEKSANDSVKAAPSSSPAGKPKTDEGDPMSLDALSALEDTLPAAKPAPESPKLRPEDIVDEKKAKAEKGVRVGEREDTRPPAYRFSEEKHKERPAPPKEPSMDPAEALDILSGDFTSPSVAPAVQAPVPPSAPAKQQPKVEELSALEQLAGDFVAPAQAKKVASVAPPPAAKSTVGPTSDEGDPMSLDALSALGDTLPTAKPVPKSPELRPEDIVDEKKLSSEKGMRVGERDDTLPPDYRFFEEASKKYPAPPKEPSLDTAEALDILSGDFTSPSVAPAVQAPVPPSAPPADSSADFALEELAGDFVAPTAASKVHSAVTAPRKADRQLSEDTTSAMDALSDTLKDIGPAPQPVPVAPKDIVKEKEAVEEKITKAGERDDTLPPDYRPTEADIKAAAEAKAKAKANVPPKQTSMDESTALDALSSDFSAPPVAAPSSHPHTPPAKTPPIHSAPAASGPALDKLATTLLPDLPETKPKDSKPKVKGGKSKSKPKKPAVDDAPTSGHLSGQPSTDVVSTSSTKKGGKS; translated from the exons TCTCAGGCCAAACAGCCCACACCCACCCCAGCAGCGCCGGTCTCCACTGTGAAACCTGCAGAATATGAG ATGGGGTCTGCGTCAGCATCCGCTGCAGGTTCTGCTGCAAAGCCTGGCACTACCGCTCCCTCTGCAGCCTCTACTGCTGCAAGTACTGCCCCAACATCTACTGCAGCCACAGTCAGTGCAGGGGTTTCTACAGGAGCTAAAGTTAGTGGGGGAGTCTCAACAGGGGCTTCTGTCAGTGGAGCAACCCCTACAGGAGCAGCCAGCAATCTAAGCACCCAAGTCGGAGCTTCTAAAGTCTCACCCCAG ACTACGCCCATCTCTTCTGCTAAAGTTCCACCTGTGAGTGCAGGGAGTGGAGCAGCAAGtggaacaggaggagcaggagCAACGGGTGTAGGAGCTGGGGCCGGGAAGCCCACTATAGATCCGGTTAAGCCCAAAGATATTTCAAAAGACAAAGTCCAG AATACCATCATTTCATCATCTAAACTGGAGCCTTCTAAGGTGACATCCACAGGAGTGGGAAGTACCGTCAAAAAGGATGATGCTAAGTCAAAAGAATCCAAG GTGCGGGTGGAAGTGCCTCCTCCAGCAACCAAGAACAGTGCACCA GCAACTGCTGTAGATCCATTTGATGCCTTGGCTGGCAGTTTGCCATCATCAGAGCCTTTGGCTCCTAAAGGTCCTCGGTATACTGGACCAGAGATCAAAGAG CCTAGCCTAACCTCAGAAGAGGCTAAACGCTGTGGGGAGAAAGAGCACACACTGCCACCTGGATATAGAAAGGAAGACATG GAAAAGAAGATGCCTGCAGGAAAACCGGATAAGCCCAAGGAAGTTTCCAAG CCGTTAACAGAGGATGATGCCCTGGACTCTCTGTCTGCTGGTTTTGTATCATCTGCAGTCCCAAGTGCGCCAAAGACACAAGCG ACTCCACCCATCTCTTCTGCTAAAGCTCCCACTGTGAGCGCAGGCAGTGGAGCAATGAGTGGAAAAGGAGCAACAGGCGGAGGAGCTGGGGCAGGGAAGCCCACTACAGACCCAGTTAAGCCCAAAGATACTTTGAAAGACAAACCTCAG AGCACTGTGATTTCATCCCCCATACTGCAACCACCGAAGGTGACATCCACAGGAGTGGCTAAGCCCTCTGCCACTGCTAACGTCTCTGGAAGCACTGCCCAAAAAGATGATATTAAATCCAAAGAAGCCAAG GTGCATGCAGAAGCGGCTCCTCCAGCAGCCAAAGCCGGTGTTCCG GCACCTGCAGTAGATCCTGTGGCCCCTAAAGCTCTTCAGTATTCTGGACCAGAAGTCGAAGAG CCTGGCCTAACCTCAGAAGTGGCTTTTCGCTGTGGGGAGAACAAGCACACACTGCCTCCAGGGTACAGATGGGAAGACATG GAAAAGAAGGTTCCTGCTGGAGTATCAGATAAGCCCAAGGAAGTTTCCAAG CCCTTAACAGTGGATGAAGCTGTCGACTCTCTCTCTGCTGGATTTGTATCATCTGCAGTTCCAAGTGCACCAAAGCCAGAAACG AAGGCTGAAAGTGTGACTGCTGCCCAGTCAAAgactgctcctcctcctcctgctcagaAA CGGCAAGATGTGACTGTACCTACAAATGTATCCCCTGCTCCCCCTGCTGACAAGAAAGCAAGGGTAGAGAAG TCTGCTAATGACTCTGTGAAAGCAGCGCCTTCTTCTTCACCTGCTGGAAAACCAAAAACTGATGAG GGAGACCCCATGTCTTTGGATGCTCTGAGTGCTCTGGAAGACACACTGCCTGCTGCAAAACCAGCACCAGAATCCCCTAAACTCAGACCTGAGGACATTGTTGAT GAGAAGAAGGCCAAGGCAGAGAAAGGTGTGCGTGTAGGTGAGAGAGAGGATACTCGTCCACCTGCTTACAGATTCTCAGAGGAGAAGCACAAAGAGCGACCTGCTCCACCAAAGGAG CCCTCCATGGACCCAGCTGAAGCTCTGGATATTCTTTCTGGAGATTTCACCAGCCCCTCTGTAGCCCCTGCAGTCCAGGCCCCTGTTCCTCCCTCTGCCCCTGCTAAACAG CAACCTAAAGTAGAGGAATTGTCAGCTCTTGAACAACTAGCAGGTGATTTTGTGGCTCCTGCACAAGCCAAAAAG GTCGCTTCTGTTGCTCCCCCTCCAGCTGCTAAAAGCACCGTGGGACCCACATCTGACGAG GGTGACCCAATGTCTCTGGATGCTCTCAGCGCACTTGGTGACACACTGCCTACTGCAAAACCAGTTCCAAAATCTCCTGAACTCAGACCAGAGGACATTGTTGAT GAAAAGAAATTGTCATCAGAGAAGGGAATGCGTGTGGGTGAGAGAGATGACACACTGCCACCAGACtacagattctttgaggaggcATCCAAGAAGTACCCTGCACCCCCAAAGGAG cctTCCTTGGACACAGCTGAAGCTTTGGATATTCTGTCAGGAGATTTCACCAGCCCTTCAGTCGCTCCTGCAGTCCAGGCTCCTGTTCCTCCCTCAGCTCCCCCTGCAGAT AGCTCAGCGGATTTTGCCCTAGAGGAGCTTGCAGGTGACTTTGTTGCACCTACAGCTGCATCTAAGGTCCATTCTGCTGTTACAGCCCCCAGAAAAGCTGACAGACAA ttgtCAGAAGATACTACTTCAGCTATGGACGCTCTCTCAGACACACTGAAGGACATTGGCCCAGCGCCACAGCCAGTGCCAGTCGCTCCCAAAGACATTGTTAAG GAGAAGGAGGCTGTAGAAGAGAAGATCACTAAGGCCGGAGAGAGAGACGACACCCTTCCACCTGACTATCGGCCCACAGAGGCAGACATCAAG GCGGCTGCAGAAGCTAAGGCCAAAGCTAAGGCAAATGTCCCACCCAAACAG ACATCTATGGATGAGTCAACAGCGCTTGATGCGCTATCCAGTGACTTCTCTGCTCCTCCAGTAGCAGCACCTTCTTCACATCCACACACCCCTCCAGCAAAGACCCCACCCATCCACTCTGCACCAGCG GCATCAGGACCAGCATTGGACAAACTGGCAACCACACTGCTCCCAGACCTGCCTGAGACAAAACCAAAAGACAGCAAACCAAAG GTTAAGGGTGGAAAGTCAAAGTCTAAACCAAAG AAACCTGCAGTAGATGATGCGCCAACTTCAGGTCATCTCTCTGGTCAGCCGAGCACAGACGTGGTGTCCACTTCCTCCACAAAGAAAGGCGGAAAGAGCTAG
- the cast gene encoding calpastatin isoform X23 — MGQFFSWFRGSQETPALQDIAVEQQVNLTGYKHSQISSQAKQPTPTPAAPVSTVKPAEYEMGSASASAAGSAAKPGTTAPSAASTAASTAPTSTAATVSAGVSTGAKVSGGVSTGASVSGATPTGAASNLSTQVGASKVSPQTTPISSAKVPPVSAGSGAASGTGGAGATGVGAGAGKPTIDPVKPKDISKDKVQNTIISSSKLEPSKVTSTGVGSTVKKDDAKSKESKVRVEVPPPATKNSAPATAVDPFDALAGSLPSSEPLAPKGPRYTGPEIKEPSLTSEEAKRCGEKEHTLPPGYRKEDMEKKMPAGKPDKPKEVSKPLTEDDALDSLSAGFVSSAVPSAPKTQATPPISSAKAPTVSAGSGAMSGKGATGGGAGAGKPTTDPVKPKDTLKDKPQSTVISSPILQPPKVTSTGVAKPSATANVSGSTAQKDDIKSKEAKVHAEAAPPAAKAGVPAPAVDPVAPKALQYSGPEVEEPGLTSEVAFRCGENKHTLPPGYRWEDMEKKVPAGVSDKPKEVSKPLTVDEAVDSLSAGFVSSAVPSAPKPETKAESVTAAQSKTAPPPPAQKRQDVTVPTNVSPAPPADKKARVEKSANDSVKAAPSSSPAGKPKTDEGDPMSLDALSALEDTLPAAKPAPESPKLRPEDIVDEKKLSSEKGMRVGERDDTLPPDYRFFEEASKKYPAPPKEPSLDTAEALDILSGDFTSPSVAPAVQAPVPPSAPPADSSADFALEELAGDFVAPTAASKVHSAVTAPRKADRQLSEDTTSAMDALSDTLKDIGPAPQPVPVAPKDIVKEKEAVEEKITKAGERDDTLPPDYRPTEADIKAAAEAKAKAKANVPPKQTSMDESTALDALSSDFSAPPVAAPSSHPHTPPAKTPPIHSAPAASGPALDKLATTLLPDLPETKPKDSKPKVKGGKSKSKPKKPAVDDAPTSGHLSGQPSTDVVSTSSTKKGGKS; from the exons TCTCAGGCCAAACAGCCCACACCCACCCCAGCAGCGCCGGTCTCCACTGTGAAACCTGCAGAATATGAG ATGGGGTCTGCGTCAGCATCCGCTGCAGGTTCTGCTGCAAAGCCTGGCACTACCGCTCCCTCTGCAGCCTCTACTGCTGCAAGTACTGCCCCAACATCTACTGCAGCCACAGTCAGTGCAGGGGTTTCTACAGGAGCTAAAGTTAGTGGGGGAGTCTCAACAGGGGCTTCTGTCAGTGGAGCAACCCCTACAGGAGCAGCCAGCAATCTAAGCACCCAAGTCGGAGCTTCTAAAGTCTCACCCCAG ACTACGCCCATCTCTTCTGCTAAAGTTCCACCTGTGAGTGCAGGGAGTGGAGCAGCAAGtggaacaggaggagcaggagCAACGGGTGTAGGAGCTGGGGCCGGGAAGCCCACTATAGATCCGGTTAAGCCCAAAGATATTTCAAAAGACAAAGTCCAG AATACCATCATTTCATCATCTAAACTGGAGCCTTCTAAGGTGACATCCACAGGAGTGGGAAGTACCGTCAAAAAGGATGATGCTAAGTCAAAAGAATCCAAG GTGCGGGTGGAAGTGCCTCCTCCAGCAACCAAGAACAGTGCACCA GCAACTGCTGTAGATCCATTTGATGCCTTGGCTGGCAGTTTGCCATCATCAGAGCCTTTGGCTCCTAAAGGTCCTCGGTATACTGGACCAGAGATCAAAGAG CCTAGCCTAACCTCAGAAGAGGCTAAACGCTGTGGGGAGAAAGAGCACACACTGCCACCTGGATATAGAAAGGAAGACATG GAAAAGAAGATGCCTGCAGGAAAACCGGATAAGCCCAAGGAAGTTTCCAAG CCGTTAACAGAGGATGATGCCCTGGACTCTCTGTCTGCTGGTTTTGTATCATCTGCAGTCCCAAGTGCGCCAAAGACACAAGCG ACTCCACCCATCTCTTCTGCTAAAGCTCCCACTGTGAGCGCAGGCAGTGGAGCAATGAGTGGAAAAGGAGCAACAGGCGGAGGAGCTGGGGCAGGGAAGCCCACTACAGACCCAGTTAAGCCCAAAGATACTTTGAAAGACAAACCTCAG AGCACTGTGATTTCATCCCCCATACTGCAACCACCGAAGGTGACATCCACAGGAGTGGCTAAGCCCTCTGCCACTGCTAACGTCTCTGGAAGCACTGCCCAAAAAGATGATATTAAATCCAAAGAAGCCAAG GTGCATGCAGAAGCGGCTCCTCCAGCAGCCAAAGCCGGTGTTCCG GCACCTGCAGTAGATCCTGTGGCCCCTAAAGCTCTTCAGTATTCTGGACCAGAAGTCGAAGAG CCTGGCCTAACCTCAGAAGTGGCTTTTCGCTGTGGGGAGAACAAGCACACACTGCCTCCAGGGTACAGATGGGAAGACATG GAAAAGAAGGTTCCTGCTGGAGTATCAGATAAGCCCAAGGAAGTTTCCAAG CCCTTAACAGTGGATGAAGCTGTCGACTCTCTCTCTGCTGGATTTGTATCATCTGCAGTTCCAAGTGCACCAAAGCCAGAAACG AAGGCTGAAAGTGTGACTGCTGCCCAGTCAAAgactgctcctcctcctcctgctcagaAA CGGCAAGATGTGACTGTACCTACAAATGTATCCCCTGCTCCCCCTGCTGACAAGAAAGCAAGGGTAGAGAAG TCTGCTAATGACTCTGTGAAAGCAGCGCCTTCTTCTTCACCTGCTGGAAAACCAAAAACTGATGAG GGAGACCCCATGTCTTTGGATGCTCTGAGTGCTCTGGAAGACACACTGCCTGCTGCAAAACCAGCACCAGAATCCCCTAAACTCAGACCTGAGGACATTGTTGAT GAAAAGAAATTGTCATCAGAGAAGGGAATGCGTGTGGGTGAGAGAGATGACACACTGCCACCAGACtacagattctttgaggaggcATCCAAGAAGTACCCTGCACCCCCAAAGGAG cctTCCTTGGACACAGCTGAAGCTTTGGATATTCTGTCAGGAGATTTCACCAGCCCTTCAGTCGCTCCTGCAGTCCAGGCTCCTGTTCCTCCCTCAGCTCCCCCTGCAGAT AGCTCAGCGGATTTTGCCCTAGAGGAGCTTGCAGGTGACTTTGTTGCACCTACAGCTGCATCTAAGGTCCATTCTGCTGTTACAGCCCCCAGAAAAGCTGACAGACAA ttgtCAGAAGATACTACTTCAGCTATGGACGCTCTCTCAGACACACTGAAGGACATTGGCCCAGCGCCACAGCCAGTGCCAGTCGCTCCCAAAGACATTGTTAAG GAGAAGGAGGCTGTAGAAGAGAAGATCACTAAGGCCGGAGAGAGAGACGACACCCTTCCACCTGACTATCGGCCCACAGAGGCAGACATCAAG GCGGCTGCAGAAGCTAAGGCCAAAGCTAAGGCAAATGTCCCACCCAAACAG ACATCTATGGATGAGTCAACAGCGCTTGATGCGCTATCCAGTGACTTCTCTGCTCCTCCAGTAGCAGCACCTTCTTCACATCCACACACCCCTCCAGCAAAGACCCCACCCATCCACTCTGCACCAGCG GCATCAGGACCAGCATTGGACAAACTGGCAACCACACTGCTCCCAGACCTGCCTGAGACAAAACCAAAAGACAGCAAACCAAAG GTTAAGGGTGGAAAGTCAAAGTCTAAACCAAAG AAACCTGCAGTAGATGATGCGCCAACTTCAGGTCATCTCTCTGGTCAGCCGAGCACAGACGTGGTGTCCACTTCCTCCACAAAGAAAGGCGGAAAGAGCTAG
- the cast gene encoding calpastatin isoform X14: MGQFFSWFRGSQETPALQDIAVEQQVNLTGYKHSQISSQAKQPTPTPAAPVSTVKPAEYEMGSASASAAGSAAKPGTTAPSAASTAASTAPTSTAATVSAGVSTGAKVSGGVSTGASVSGATPTGAASNLSTQVGASKVSPQTTPISSAKVPPVSAGSGAASGTGGAGATGVGAGAGKPTIDPVKPKDISKDKVQNTIISSSKLEPSKVTSTGVGSTVKKDDAKSKESKVRVEVPPPATKNSAPEKKMPAGKPDKPKEVSKPLTEDDALDSLSAGFVSSAVPSAPKTQATPPISSAKAPTVSAGSGAMSGKGATGGGAGAGKPTTDPVKPKDTLKDKPQSTVISSPILQPPKVTSTGVAKPSATANVSGSTAQKDDIKSKEAKVHAEAAPPAAKAGVPAPAVDPVAPKALQYSGPEVEEPGLTSEVAFRCGENKHTLPPGYRWEDMEKKVPAGVSDKPKEVSKPLTVDEAVDSLSAGFVSSAVPSAPKPETKAESVTAAQSKTAPPPPAQKRQDVTVPTNVSPAPPADKKARVEKSANDSVKAAPSSSPAGKPKTDEGDPMSLDALSALEDTLPAAKPAPESPKLRPEDIVDEKKAKAEKGVRVGEREDTRPPAYRFSEEKHKERPAPPKEPSMDPAEALDILSGDFTSPSVAPAVQAPVPPSAPAKQQPKVEELSALEQLAGDFVAPAQAKKVASVAPPPAAKSTVGPTSDEGDPMSLDALSALGDTLPTAKPVPKSPELRPEDIVDEKKLSSEKGMRVGERDDTLPPDYRFFEEASKKYPAPPKEPSLDTAEALDILSGDFTSPSVAPAVQAPVPPSAPPADSSADFALEELAGDFVAPTAASKVHSAVTAPRKADRQLSEDTTSAMDALSDTLKDIGPAPQPVPVAPKDIVKEKEAVEEKITKAGERDDTLPPDYRPTEADIKAAAEAKAKAKANVPPKQTSMDESTALDALSSDFSAPPVAAPSSHPHTPPAKTPPIHSAPAASGPALDKLATTLLPDLPETKPKDSKPKVKGGKSKSKPKKPAVDDAPTSGHLSGQPSTDVVSTSSTKKGGKS; the protein is encoded by the exons TCTCAGGCCAAACAGCCCACACCCACCCCAGCAGCGCCGGTCTCCACTGTGAAACCTGCAGAATATGAG ATGGGGTCTGCGTCAGCATCCGCTGCAGGTTCTGCTGCAAAGCCTGGCACTACCGCTCCCTCTGCAGCCTCTACTGCTGCAAGTACTGCCCCAACATCTACTGCAGCCACAGTCAGTGCAGGGGTTTCTACAGGAGCTAAAGTTAGTGGGGGAGTCTCAACAGGGGCTTCTGTCAGTGGAGCAACCCCTACAGGAGCAGCCAGCAATCTAAGCACCCAAGTCGGAGCTTCTAAAGTCTCACCCCAG ACTACGCCCATCTCTTCTGCTAAAGTTCCACCTGTGAGTGCAGGGAGTGGAGCAGCAAGtggaacaggaggagcaggagCAACGGGTGTAGGAGCTGGGGCCGGGAAGCCCACTATAGATCCGGTTAAGCCCAAAGATATTTCAAAAGACAAAGTCCAG AATACCATCATTTCATCATCTAAACTGGAGCCTTCTAAGGTGACATCCACAGGAGTGGGAAGTACCGTCAAAAAGGATGATGCTAAGTCAAAAGAATCCAAG GTGCGGGTGGAAGTGCCTCCTCCAGCAACCAAGAACAGTGCACCA GAAAAGAAGATGCCTGCAGGAAAACCGGATAAGCCCAAGGAAGTTTCCAAG CCGTTAACAGAGGATGATGCCCTGGACTCTCTGTCTGCTGGTTTTGTATCATCTGCAGTCCCAAGTGCGCCAAAGACACAAGCG ACTCCACCCATCTCTTCTGCTAAAGCTCCCACTGTGAGCGCAGGCAGTGGAGCAATGAGTGGAAAAGGAGCAACAGGCGGAGGAGCTGGGGCAGGGAAGCCCACTACAGACCCAGTTAAGCCCAAAGATACTTTGAAAGACAAACCTCAG AGCACTGTGATTTCATCCCCCATACTGCAACCACCGAAGGTGACATCCACAGGAGTGGCTAAGCCCTCTGCCACTGCTAACGTCTCTGGAAGCACTGCCCAAAAAGATGATATTAAATCCAAAGAAGCCAAG GTGCATGCAGAAGCGGCTCCTCCAGCAGCCAAAGCCGGTGTTCCG GCACCTGCAGTAGATCCTGTGGCCCCTAAAGCTCTTCAGTATTCTGGACCAGAAGTCGAAGAG CCTGGCCTAACCTCAGAAGTGGCTTTTCGCTGTGGGGAGAACAAGCACACACTGCCTCCAGGGTACAGATGGGAAGACATG GAAAAGAAGGTTCCTGCTGGAGTATCAGATAAGCCCAAGGAAGTTTCCAAG CCCTTAACAGTGGATGAAGCTGTCGACTCTCTCTCTGCTGGATTTGTATCATCTGCAGTTCCAAGTGCACCAAAGCCAGAAACG AAGGCTGAAAGTGTGACTGCTGCCCAGTCAAAgactgctcctcctcctcctgctcagaAA CGGCAAGATGTGACTGTACCTACAAATGTATCCCCTGCTCCCCCTGCTGACAAGAAAGCAAGGGTAGAGAAG TCTGCTAATGACTCTGTGAAAGCAGCGCCTTCTTCTTCACCTGCTGGAAAACCAAAAACTGATGAG GGAGACCCCATGTCTTTGGATGCTCTGAGTGCTCTGGAAGACACACTGCCTGCTGCAAAACCAGCACCAGAATCCCCTAAACTCAGACCTGAGGACATTGTTGAT GAGAAGAAGGCCAAGGCAGAGAAAGGTGTGCGTGTAGGTGAGAGAGAGGATACTCGTCCACCTGCTTACAGATTCTCAGAGGAGAAGCACAAAGAGCGACCTGCTCCACCAAAGGAG CCCTCCATGGACCCAGCTGAAGCTCTGGATATTCTTTCTGGAGATTTCACCAGCCCCTCTGTAGCCCCTGCAGTCCAGGCCCCTGTTCCTCCCTCTGCCCCTGCTAAACAG CAACCTAAAGTAGAGGAATTGTCAGCTCTTGAACAACTAGCAGGTGATTTTGTGGCTCCTGCACAAGCCAAAAAG GTCGCTTCTGTTGCTCCCCCTCCAGCTGCTAAAAGCACCGTGGGACCCACATCTGACGAG GGTGACCCAATGTCTCTGGATGCTCTCAGCGCACTTGGTGACACACTGCCTACTGCAAAACCAGTTCCAAAATCTCCTGAACTCAGACCAGAGGACATTGTTGAT GAAAAGAAATTGTCATCAGAGAAGGGAATGCGTGTGGGTGAGAGAGATGACACACTGCCACCAGACtacagattctttgaggaggcATCCAAGAAGTACCCTGCACCCCCAAAGGAG cctTCCTTGGACACAGCTGAAGCTTTGGATATTCTGTCAGGAGATTTCACCAGCCCTTCAGTCGCTCCTGCAGTCCAGGCTCCTGTTCCTCCCTCAGCTCCCCCTGCAGAT AGCTCAGCGGATTTTGCCCTAGAGGAGCTTGCAGGTGACTTTGTTGCACCTACAGCTGCATCTAAGGTCCATTCTGCTGTTACAGCCCCCAGAAAAGCTGACAGACAA ttgtCAGAAGATACTACTTCAGCTATGGACGCTCTCTCAGACACACTGAAGGACATTGGCCCAGCGCCACAGCCAGTGCCAGTCGCTCCCAAAGACATTGTTAAG GAGAAGGAGGCTGTAGAAGAGAAGATCACTAAGGCCGGAGAGAGAGACGACACCCTTCCACCTGACTATCGGCCCACAGAGGCAGACATCAAG GCGGCTGCAGAAGCTAAGGCCAAAGCTAAGGCAAATGTCCCACCCAAACAG ACATCTATGGATGAGTCAACAGCGCTTGATGCGCTATCCAGTGACTTCTCTGCTCCTCCAGTAGCAGCACCTTCTTCACATCCACACACCCCTCCAGCAAAGACCCCACCCATCCACTCTGCACCAGCG GCATCAGGACCAGCATTGGACAAACTGGCAACCACACTGCTCCCAGACCTGCCTGAGACAAAACCAAAAGACAGCAAACCAAAG GTTAAGGGTGGAAAGTCAAAGTCTAAACCAAAG AAACCTGCAGTAGATGATGCGCCAACTTCAGGTCATCTCTCTGGTCAGCCGAGCACAGACGTGGTGTCCACTTCCTCCACAAAGAAAGGCGGAAAGAGCTAG